A genomic region of Miscanthus floridulus cultivar M001 chromosome 3, ASM1932011v1, whole genome shotgun sequence contains the following coding sequences:
- the LOC136546152 gene encoding uncharacterized protein, giving the protein MGNCQAAEAAVVIIQHPGGKVDRLYWSTTAAEVMRNNPGHYVALVILRVPADNKPAAAAAGDAAASAGGGGGAKITRVKLLKPKDTLLLGQVYRLITAQEVTKALRARKNEKMQRCEAIRHQHEQLRRGDGADQSSSNQDGRQDKDRHRGRGRHWQPALQSISEAARQSSSSFSESTTS; this is encoded by the exons ATGGGCAACTGCCAGGcggcagaggcggcggtggtcATCATCCAGCACCCCGGCGGGAAGGTCGACCGCCTCTACtggtccaccaccgccgccgaggTCATGCGGAACAACCCGGGACACTACGTTGCCCTCGTCATCCTCCGTGTTCCTGCCGATAAcaagcccgccgccgccgccgccggggacgcCGCGGCGTctgccggcggcggtggcggggccAAGATCACCAGGGTCAAGCTGCTCAAGCCCAAGGACACGCTGCTCCTTGGCCAGGTCTACCGCCTCATCACCGCGCAAG AGGTGACGAAGGCGCTGCGGGCGAGGAAGAACGAGAAGATGCAGCGGTGCGAGGCCATCAGGCACCAGCACGAGCAGCTCCGGCGCGGCGACGGCGCGGACCAGAGCTCTTCCAACCAG GACGGGAGGCAGGACAAGGACCGGCACCGGGGAAGAGGCCGGCACTGGCAGCCGGCGCTGCAGAGCATCTCCGAGGCCGCGAGacagagcagcagcagcttctctgAATCCACCACCAGCTGa
- the LOC136546151 gene encoding RING-H2 finger protein ATL79-like, with product MALAHRTSSGHTASPSSTASTSTAAAATMIASSPAPPSPVGPPRPVGPWGPNSICRTCLSDFAAVLVVLVCFSCVGLCIHYAARVLLRCLDRRAAREAAQAQEPKPPSDADDADGASPVAAGVWAEAECAICLAELDDLEGGGERVRVRVLPACGHGFHAACVEAWLATRASCPTCRAPSSSRSRPPSRTTRAP from the coding sequence ATGGCGCTGGCGCACCGGACCAGCAGCGGCCACACCGCCTCGCCCTCCAGCACCGCCTCCACctcgacggcagcggcggcgaccaTGATCGCCTCCTCACCGGCACCGCCGTCACCCGTGGGGCCTCCGCGTCCCGTCGGCCCGTGGGGCCCCAACTCCATCTGCCGCACCTGCTTGTCCGACTTCGCGGCCGTCCTCGTTGTCCTCGTCTGCTTCTCCTGCGTCGGCCTCTGCATCCACTACGCCGCGCGCGTCCTCCTCCGCTGCCTCGACCGCCGCGCCGCGCGGGAGGCCGCGCAGGCGCAGGAGCCTAAGCCCCCCTCCGACGCCGACGACGCCGACGGCGCCAGCCCGGTGGCCGCCGGCGTGTGGGCGGAGGCCGAGTGCGCCATCTGCCTGGCCGAGCTGGACGACCTCGAGGGCGGCGGTGAGCGCGTCCGCGTGCGCGTGCTCCCGGCGTGCGGCCACGGGTTCCACGCCGCCTGCGTCGAAGCGTGGCTCGCCACGCGCGCGTCCTGCCCCACCTGCCGCGCGCCGTCGTCGTCCCGGTCCCGGCCACCGTCGCGGACGACGAGAGCGCCGTAG